From Triticum aestivum cultivar Chinese Spring chromosome 4A, IWGSC CS RefSeq v2.1, whole genome shotgun sequence, a single genomic window includes:
- the LOC123087044 gene encoding phosphatidylinositol transfer protein PDR17 — protein MFRKKQASHFDSDDAEQRQAKIKELRAALGSLSSRGEKYCDEACLIRYLDARNWNVDKSRKMLKESLKWRATKRPEDIRWPDVSVEAETGKMYRATFTDREGRTVVVMRPAKQNTSSHEGQLQYLVYTLENAVLSLPEGHDKMVWLIDFTGWTLAHATPFKTARDCMNVLQNHYPERLSIAFLFNPPKVFEASFKVLKVLVDPKSAQKLNFVYKENEESMKTMYNHIDPEVLPAEFGGKNNAVYNHEDYSKLMTKDDIKTASFWAADVNHVINVDSVPEVKPQPSLIVAKAS, from the exons ATGTTTCGGAAAAAGCAAGCTTCTCATTTCGATTCAGATGATGCTGAGCAGAGACAAGCAAAG ATCAAGGAACTAAGAGCTGCTCTTGGGTCTTTATCTAGCCGTGGAGAAAAATATTGCGATGAAGCATGCTTGATAAGATATCTCGACGCCCGCAACTGGAATGTTGACAAGTCTAGAAAAATGCTGAAAGAAAGTCTCAAGTGGAGGGCAACTAAGAGACCTGAGGATATTCGCTGg CCCGATGTTTCCGTTGAAGCAGAAACAGGTAAAATGTACAGGGCAACTTTCACAGATAGAGAGGGCAGAACTGTGGTTGTAATGAGACCCGCAAAGCAG AATACATCGTCTCACGAAGGGCAGTTGCAATATCTTGTATATACCTTGGAGAATGCAGTCCTCAGCCTGCCTGAAGGTCATGACAAAATGGTGTGGCTGATAGACTTCACAGGATGGACACTGGCCCATGCGACCCCCTTCAAGACTGCCAGAGACTGTATGAATGTCCTGCAAAACCATTACCCGGAGAGGCTTTCAATTGCGTTTCTGTTCAATCCGCCCAAAGTATTTGAGGCTTCTTTCAAG GTTCTCAAAGTACTGGTTGACCCGAAATCAGCCCAGAAGCTGAACTTTGTGTACAAGGAGAACGaagagagcatgaagacaatgtaCAACCACATTGATCCAGAAGTCCTTCCTGCGGAGTTTGGAGGGAAGAACAATGCCGTGTACAACCATGAAGATTACTCCAAGTTGATGACAAAGGATGACATCAAAACGGCAAGCTTTTGGGCAGCAGATGTTAACCATGTCATCAACGTGGACTCGGTTCCTGAGGTTAAGCCGCAGCCGTCACTAATTGTTGCTAAAGCGAGTTGA
- the LOC123087043 gene encoding phosphatidylinositol transfer protein PDR17, translating to MFWRKQASHFDLDDAEQRQAKIKELRAALGPLSACGEKYCNEACLVRYLEARNWNVDKSRKMLEESLKWRAARRPEDIHWPDVSVEAETGKMYRAPFTDREGRTVIVMRPAKQNTSSHEGQLQYLTYTLENAALNLPQGQDKMVWLIDFTGWTLAHRSPFKTSRESISTVQNHYPERLSAAFMFNPPKIFEASFKVLKVLIDPKSAQKLNFVYKENEESMKTMYNHIDPEVLPVEFGGKNNVVYNHEDYSKLMTKDDIKTASFWAADVNHVINVDSVPEVKPKPSLIVAKAS from the exons ATGTTTTGGAGAAAGCAAGCTTCTCATTTTGATTTAGATGATGCTGAGCAGAGACAAGCAAAG ATCAAGGAACTGAGAGCTGCACTTGGGCCTTTGTCCGCCTGTGGAGAAAAATATTGCAATGAAGCATGCTTGGTAAGATATCTCGAGGCTCGCAACTGGAATGTTGACAAGTCTAGAAAAATGCTTGAAGAAAGTCTCAAGTGGAGGGCAGCCAGGAGGCCTGAGGATATTCACTGg CCGGACGTTTCGGTAGAAGCAGAAACGGGTAAAATGTACAGGGCACCTTTCACAGATAGAGAGGGGAGAACCGTGATCGTAATGAGACCTGCAAAGCAG AATACATCATCTCACGAAGGGCAGTTGCAGTATCTTACATATACCTTGGAGAATGCAGCCCTCAACCTGCCTCAAGGTCAAGACAAAATGGTGTGGCTGATAGACTTCACAGGATGGACACTGGCCCATAGAAGTCCCTTCAAGACTTCCAGAGAGAGTATAAGTACCGTGCAAAACCATTACCCGGAGAGACTCTCAGCTGCATTTATGTTCAATCCGCCCAAAATATTTGAGGCTTCTTTTAAG GTTCTCAAAGTCCTGATTGACCCGAAATCGGCCCAGAAACTTAACTTTGTGTACAAGGAGAACGaggagagcatgaagacaatgtaCAACCACATTGATCCAGAAGTCCTTCCTGTAGAGTTTGGAGGGAAGAACAATGTAGTGTACAACCATGAAGATTACTCCAAGTTGATGACAAAGGATGACATCAAAACGGCAAGCTTTTGGGCAGCAGATGTTAACCATGTCATCAACGTGGACTCGGTTCCTGAGGTTAAGCCGAAGCCGTCACTAATTGTTGCTAAAGCAAGTTGA
- the LOC123087045 gene encoding phosphatidylinositol transfer protein PDR17 isoform X2 — MFRRKHTSHFNSDDAEQRQAKINELRAALGPASARGDKYCSEACLARYLEARNWNVDKSRKMLEESLKWRAASKPEDIRWPDVSVEAETGKMYRATFTDREGRTVVIMRPAKQNTSSHEGQLRYLIYTLENAVLSLPQGLDKMVWLIDFTGWTLANATPIKTARDSANILQNHYPERLSVAFLFNPPKVFEAFFKVIKVFLDPKSIQKVNFVYKDNEESMKTMYKHIDPEVLPVEFGGKNIVVYNHEDYSKLMTKDDTKTTSFWAADGSHLTCYCKSKLRSFSEPM; from the exons ATGTTTCGTAGGAAGCACACTTCTCATTTCAATTCAGATGATGCTGAGCAGCGACAAGCAAAG ATCAACGAACTGAGAGCTGCACTTGGGCCTGCGTCTGCCCGTGGCGACAAGTACTGCAGTGAAGCATGCTTGGCTAGGTATCTCGAAGCCCGCAACTGGAATGTTGACAAGTCTAGGAAAATGTTGGAAGAAAGTCTCAAGTGGAGGGCAGCTAGCAAGCCTGAGGATATTCGCTGG CCTGATGTTTCTGTGGAAGCAGAAACAGGTAAAATGTACAGGGCAACTTTCACAGATAGAGAGGGGAGAACTGTCGTTATTATGAGACCTGCAAAGCAG AATACATCGTCTCATGAAGGGCAGCTTCGGTATCTTATATATACCTTGGAGAATGCAGTTCTCAGCCTGCCTCAGGGTCTAGACAAAATGGTGTGGTTGATAGACTTCACAGGATGGACGCTGGCCAATGCAACCCCCATAAAGACTGCCAGAGACAGTGCAAATATCCTGCAAAACCATTACCCTGAGAGGCTTTCAGTTGCGTTTTTGTTCAACCCCCCAAAAGTATTTGAGGCTTTCTTTAAG GTTATAAAAGTATTCCTTGACCCGAAATCAATCCAGAAAGTCAACTTTGTTTACAAGGACAACGAGGAAAGTATGAAGACCATGTACAAGCACATTGATCCAGAAGTCCTTCCGGTGGAGTTTGGAGGGAAGAACATTGTGGTGTACAACCATGAGGATTACTCTAAGTTGATGACAAAGGATGACACCAAAACAACAAGCTTTTGGGCAGCAGATGGT AGCCATCTCACCTGTTATTGCAAAAGTAAGTTGAGGAGCTTCAGCGAGCCAATGTGA
- the LOC123087045 gene encoding phosphatidylinositol transfer protein PDR17 isoform X1: MFRRKHTSHFNSDDAEQRQAKINELRAALGPASARGDKYCSEACLARYLEARNWNVDKSRKMLEESLKWRAASKPEDIRWPDVSVEAETGKMYRATFTDREGRTVVIMRPAKQNTSSHEGQLRYLIYTLENAVLSLPQGLDKMVWLIDFTGWTLANATPIKTARDSANILQNHYPERLSVAFLFNPPKVFEAFFKVIKVFLDPKSIQKVNFVYKDNEESMKTMYKHIDPEVLPVEFGGKNIVVYNHEDYSKLMTKDDTKTTSFWAADGSHAVNGGSVPQVIPQSSPIVAKAS, encoded by the exons ATGTTTCGTAGGAAGCACACTTCTCATTTCAATTCAGATGATGCTGAGCAGCGACAAGCAAAG ATCAACGAACTGAGAGCTGCACTTGGGCCTGCGTCTGCCCGTGGCGACAAGTACTGCAGTGAAGCATGCTTGGCTAGGTATCTCGAAGCCCGCAACTGGAATGTTGACAAGTCTAGGAAAATGTTGGAAGAAAGTCTCAAGTGGAGGGCAGCTAGCAAGCCTGAGGATATTCGCTGG CCTGATGTTTCTGTGGAAGCAGAAACAGGTAAAATGTACAGGGCAACTTTCACAGATAGAGAGGGGAGAACTGTCGTTATTATGAGACCTGCAAAGCAG AATACATCGTCTCATGAAGGGCAGCTTCGGTATCTTATATATACCTTGGAGAATGCAGTTCTCAGCCTGCCTCAGGGTCTAGACAAAATGGTGTGGTTGATAGACTTCACAGGATGGACGCTGGCCAATGCAACCCCCATAAAGACTGCCAGAGACAGTGCAAATATCCTGCAAAACCATTACCCTGAGAGGCTTTCAGTTGCGTTTTTGTTCAACCCCCCAAAAGTATTTGAGGCTTTCTTTAAG GTTATAAAAGTATTCCTTGACCCGAAATCAATCCAGAAAGTCAACTTTGTTTACAAGGACAACGAGGAAAGTATGAAGACCATGTACAAGCACATTGATCCAGAAGTCCTTCCGGTGGAGTTTGGAGGGAAGAACATTGTGGTGTACAACCATGAGGATTACTCTAAGTTGATGACAAAGGATGACACCAAAACAACAAGCTTTTGGGCAGCAGATGGTAGCCATGCCGTAAACGGGGGCTCGGTGCCTCAGGTCATACCGCAGTCGTCACCGATTGTTGCTAAAGCAAGTTGA